The DNA window TGCTCAACTTCTGGCACTCGAACCGAACCAAGCCGCTAATACAGGTGGACGCAACCGTCCCATACGTTCTCGCCGGACTGATCTACACCCAGATTTCTGATGCATCAGTCGTCCCAGCGTTGTCCTTGATAACGACCACTATGGCTATTGCCCAGTGCTCATCAGAAATCTATGGGGCGGGCGTCGATCTGACGCTATCAAGCTCGTCTCTCAAGTCTCTTGGAGCGCAGCTACCCGGGTTGATGGGAGCCCTCGCGTCGTGCATGTCCGGCCAGAGCGATTCCGTTGCTCAGGCTGCCGCCAATTATTGGGCAACCAGGAATCCCGCGTCGACCATCACGGAGGTCGAAAAGAGCGCTCACCTTGCCGCTAAGAGAATCCTGGTAGCGGCCCGTATCTATGCAGCCGCACAAGCACTGGCCCCGGTCGCTGATGCAGCCACCGACTTGCTGCTCGACCCGATCGCACGGCAGTTCATATTCCAGCCCAGCGACCAAGCACTAAAGGACTACGTTCAGAACAACAGGCCTACAGTTCCAGGCCTCCCGGTAGTGCTGGAGGGCAAATGGTGCTCACAATTGAACCCCAGCAACTGCTTCAGCGTCGCGGATGAGAAGGCCAAGCACCCCGACCTGTTCGTATACTACAGCGGCCCTGCGAAAGATGCGCCCGGCGCAACGGACTACGCCTTCTGCATCGGACATACGCCCGGAGCGGGAAACACATGTTCTACCGCAGGGTCCATATTTGTTCGTTATTTTCCCGTAGGGGTTGGATGGGACTGCTCAAAGAACCACGCATACTACGACCAAATTCCCATATGCGATCCGGATTACTCGGCGGCGCACGACCTGTCCAGACCAAGAATCATCCACCCTCCGAACCATCAGCAGGGCAGTGTTTACCACGATTCTGAGCCAATGTATCTGGTCAGCGGGGGCGGAGGCTCGAATTGATGAACTAGACCGAGCCCAACCAGCTCTAGAGGATGCACGCAGGGCGCGACCCGTGTGCGGACTTGGGACCGCAACGGGTACGCAAAGGCCCGATTCGTCAGCGTGAAGGGGCCGGGATGGCAGAGAGGTAGCGCTTCATGTCCAATTTCAGCGTGTGCGTGTTGGTGCGCCCCGCTTATTGAGGCCAAGGGACCGGTAACCCCGAACCGGTGCCAGTGGTAGTTGGTCCCCCCGGATGCACAGTATCCGGAGTTCACCAACCTGACGGTCGCCCAGCGCGGCTTCCAGGCGAACGCCCGCATCATCACCACCTCCGACCAGGTCCTGCACGGCTCACCCGATGCGATCACCCTGGTAGCTGTCCTGCAAAGCAAGGACATTCCGCTCGACCAGGGCACCCTCACGGCCGCGCTCCGCGGCTGGAACCACACCCGCTATGTCGCCACCGTGGCGCAGGAACTGCGGACCAATCCCGCCCAGCCGTAACAAATCCAGCCTGCCGACCGTGGCCATGGACAATAATCCTCGGACCGGCAGAGCCGCGCAGAGAGCACTCCGGGCATTTCCTTGACCGCCCGCGGCGCCGTCATCGAGCAGATACCGCCTCCACTACTCAAATACGTCAGCATCCCTTCAAAAGGACCGAATAAAGTCACGATCCTGGGACCGGGTGAAACCGTCGAATATAAAGTCGACACAACGGCGGCACCAAGCATGGGGATCATGATCAAGCCCTCCCCGCCCGCCTATCTAGCCACCGCATTACATTTCGTGATGGAGACCGCGGCCGTGATGTACGGCAGGTTTCACAAGGTCGCCGACTCCCTGGCCGTGAGCGCTGTCCTGAACGCAATGGAAGCGGCTAGCTGCGCCTCCGCTATACAGGGCATGGCCGAATCTGCTGATGTGAGTACCTCGGAGGCCGCAGCGACCTATCTGAAAACGGCCTTGCGGGCGGTCTGGCCATGCCTCGGCCGAACGATGGAACACCTCACGGCCGGAACGTCCGATGCTTTCGCCGTCATGGTTGGCGGCGTCGTTTCGTGGGTAGAGACAGGGATCGAGATTGTGACCAACGGCGTCCACGCCATGGCGGACACGATTTTGGACCCCAACGGGTATCGATCGTCGTCACTGTCCCGTCAGGGCTCCAGACCTACAGCGGGAGTCTCGGCACGGGCACGACAATGCTAGGAGAGAAATCGCCGTACCAGGCCGCCGTGGTCTTCCAGTATCCTGCTGCCTGGTCAATCAGCCCTGTTCCGTTGCCGCCACTAATGGCTGACACGGAAAACGGCGTCGGCGTTGTCAGCAACACGGGTCTGCACGAATTCCAGCTTGTTTTCTACGCAGACTTGGAGGGGCCATGCGGTCCCGTGCCAGCAAAACTCGTCGAGGTCACCCCGGTGACGGTAAACCCCGGCAACGATTCCAGGACGGGTCAGCAATCCATCGTCGCTACTCTGCTGCACCCAGCGCAGAGCTACGGCTACAGCTTCCCGGTCGTGCTGACACTGCAATTAACCGATTCCCCGGACACGGTCGCCGCGAACGGTCAAGACTGTCCCGGCCGGCCGAGCTTCAGAGCCGGCCCTGTGTTCGGTCGCTTCCTCCATCAGAGGGGCTTCAATACCGAGCAGGAGGCTCTCGCCTACCTGCACGGGGAAGACGCACGGCAAATCAAAGCCGTTATGGCATCGCTGACTGTCAGCATCCACTGACTCGGGCCGAATGATCCGCAGAGGGGGAGCCTCGGCGTCCCACCAGAAACCGCCGAGGCCATCCCTGTTGATCAGACGAGGACTGCCTGCGCGGCTTCCTGCCGGCGGCGGATGTCCTCCGGGTTGGTCGATGCGATTGTCAGGAACGTCGGCGGCAGGACGACCTCAACCGGAACGGCACGGCCGGTCAGGTCCGCGTAGGTGCCGACTCCCCCTTGGGGCCGCGCGGAGCCATTCCGGGTGGAGCAGCAGCTCGCGTGGCACGGAGGCCTTCTTCGGGTCCCACTCCTCGGGCCGGTAGCCCAGGATCGATTCGGGTCCGGTGACGGTGGCGGTGAAGTCCCGGCCGTTCAGATGCCAGGAGACTTCAATCTCGACCTGGGCGTCGTCGATGTCCTCGTACTTGACGTTCGGGTTGAAGATGCCGGTCTTCAGTTCCTGGTCGGTGGGCTGGCGGCGGGCTTCGAGGGCCACGACGCGGCCGCCGATTTCGACCCGGGTCTCCCACCGGTATTCGCCGATGGTGCCGCCGGCGCCGGTGGCCAGGGAGACGCATTCCTCGACAAACTGCCCGGTCTTGCCGACACGCCAGTTGCCGGCCTTGTCTTCGGCGTTCTTCGCCGGAGCGTCGGGCATGACGTCATCAAGCTGGTTGATCAGGGCGGCCCAGTTGCCCCGCTTGGCCAGGAAGTCGTCCACGCCGTCTTTGGTGGTCGACCCGTCATCCCCCGCGGTGGTCTGCGGGTTCAGGTACAGGACCTCGGCCATCTTGGACTTCTCGAACAGCTGCGTGGAGAGTTTGTTGGCTGCGGCGTGCACGGCCGGGTTGACGGCAATGTCGGCGTCGAACGCGATCCAGCCGATACGGTCCTTCAACTGGATTTCGCGCCAGTCCACGGCGTTGCCGGAAGCGTTGTAGACGCCGCCGATGGAGACGATCAGAACCCGGTCATCGTGCGGGATGCGCTCGAGCAGTTCGCGCAGCTTCGCCACCGGGTTCTCGACCCCTTCAGAGCGCAGCTCGGAGTAGGTGATGCCGTTGTGGACCAGGTACGCCGAGAGAGCCGAGTCGCCTTTGAGCATGCCTTCGGCAAACATCACGACCGGGGTGGTGTCGACCCAGTCGGTCGGGATGGCCGGGTGCAGATCCAGCGGGGTGCCGATGTTGGAGACGAACTCGTACTTCAGCGGCTTGCCGGCCTCGTTGTTCTCGGGGAACTCGGGGCGGACCTGGTAGGTGTGCGGGACGGGCCGCTCATTCTCACGCTTGGCCTTCACGATGCCGGCCAGGGAGTACCACGGCATGACCATGCCGTCCTTGCCGGGGGCCGAGAGGGTGCGCTTGAACCGTTTGCCCTGACCGGAGTTTCCGACCACCTGCATCTTGCGGGCCATCTCGGCGTAGTTGGTCTTGTCGATACGGGTGTAGCCGCGCGCGGCCGCAACGAGCGGTGCGACGCCCGAGTCCTTCAGCTTGAAGGCACCGGAACCGGTGATGCTGGAAGCGTAGTCGGACGCCTCCCACGGCGGCAGTCCGGTGAAGTTGGGGTCGAGCCCGTTCAGGCTGGTGAGGTCAATGCTGCCGGCCGCGGACTGGACGGAGGGCTGCGCCGCGTCCCCGTCTGCCTGCACGCCGGAGTCCGGATCGGTTTGGTTTGTAATCTCTTCCATGGTGAACCCCTATGCGCCCCGGAAGAGCACGGGCGTCACTATGCTGCATGGCACCGATGGATCGGGCGGCAGCCGGTGTGGCTAAAGTCCTTCCCCGAGCAGTCGGATTGGCGGCTCAAGGCTGTCCGGGGTCCTCGGGATGCGGCTGTAGGTAGGGTCATGCCTGTTGACCCTACCGATCATGAGGTAGAGAATAATCCGACGCCGGGGGGACTCGCGCACTCAATGGTGAGTGTGGCGAAGAAACGACCCTAGGAGATGCAATGAAGCTTAAAGCAATCGCGTCCTGTATCGCGTCGATCGGCCTGTTGGGCCTATCAGCCGCCCCGGCAGGCGCCAACCCGGCGGTGCCGTTCAGCTTCCCGGAGGAGTGTGGATTCTCGCCATTTACACAAAGCACTTTCTGCACCACCATCAGCGGCGTCATCATCATTAATCCGGCCAATCATGGCGGCGTGCAAACTGCTGTGGGCCACACGACGACTGTCACGGCGGAATACGCGGGCTTCGGGAAGGACGGTCCGTTATTGCAGCAAACTACGGACACGCGTCACTCCGTGTCAGTGTTCAAAGACGGCATTTCACAGGCGTCATACGAAAATATTGTGTTGCTGACCGCCGCGAACGGTGCCACGTGCACCCTTCGCGTCACCTTCATTCTGAGCCAAGACGTGGTGAGGCATATCGACGAGGGCTTCGTTTGTAGGTAGTCAGACCTTCCACCACCATCAAGGGCGTCCCGTCAGCAACAGATCATGCCGGCCGGACGCCCTTGTGTTGACCCTCCCCGAATGTGTCCGGCTTAGAGGTCGTCCTCGGTGATGGCGAACTCGTCCTGGGCGACCAGGACTGCGTACTCCTTGATCTTGCGGACGTAGGCCCGGGCGGTGGAGCGGGACACATCCAAGGCATCGGCGATCTCATCGACCGTGGCGATCCTCGG is part of the Arthrobacter sp. KBS0703 genome and encodes:
- a CDS encoding DUF3854 domain-containing protein; this encodes MEEITNQTDPDSGVQADGDAAQPSVQSAAGSIDLTSLNGLDPNFTGLPPWEASDYASSITGSGAFKLKDSGVAPLVAAARGYTRIDKTNYAEMARKMQVVGNSGQGKRFKRTLSAPGKDGMVMPWYSLAGIVKAKRENERPVPHTYQVRPEFPENNEAGKPLKYEFVSNIGTPLDLHPAIPTDWVDTTPVVMFAEGMLKGDSALSAYLVHNGITYSELRSEGVENPVAKLRELLERIPHDDRVLIVSIGGVYNASGNAVDWREIQLKDRIGWIAFDADIAVNPAVHAAANKLSTQLFEKSKMAEVLYLNPQTTAGDDGSTTKDGVDDFLAKRGNWAALINQLDDVMPDAPAKNAEDKAGNWRVGKTGQFVEECVSLATGAGGTIGEYRWETRVEIGGRVVALEARRQPTDQELKTGIFNPNVKYEDIDDAQVEIEVSWHLNGRDFTATVTGPESILGYRPEEWDPKKASVPRELLLHPEWLRAAPRGSRHLRGPDRPCRSG